In uncultured Treponema sp., one genomic interval encodes:
- a CDS encoding lysophospholipid acyltransferase family protein yields the protein MLGFITLLICLGEVVFPTFMLCLVYPFSRKAALFWSDYITCRCARVVFAILKLYRKFQFLGDKENLKLLPEQFVVISNHQSLFDIVVYLKYFGGKKARFVAKDTLGSVPMVGKMLKTQGHCMIPRHGSPSVAMSSIDSFASRVLQKKQIPVIFPEGTRTRDGNVGQFYAAGFRRLVESTKLPVAVCALDGGWQISRLNSLFRNLHKGSYRVKVLKVYPFPETKEEEKRILEESRELIKNQLEEWRKLPVASSVV from the coding sequence ATGCTTGGATTTATTACACTTTTGATTTGCCTTGGAGAGGTTGTTTTTCCTACGTTTATGCTTTGCCTTGTTTATCCTTTCAGCAGGAAAGCAGCCCTCTTTTGGTCTGATTACATAACTTGCCGGTGTGCAAGAGTTGTTTTTGCAATTTTAAAATTGTATAGAAAATTTCAGTTTCTTGGCGACAAGGAAAATTTGAAATTACTTCCAGAACAGTTTGTTGTGATTTCCAACCACCAAAGCCTTTTTGACATCGTTGTTTATCTAAAGTATTTCGGCGGAAAAAAAGCGCGGTTTGTCGCAAAAGACACTCTTGGCTCTGTTCCGATGGTCGGAAAAATGCTGAAAACTCAAGGACACTGCATGATTCCCCGCCACGGAAGCCCTTCTGTTGCAATGTCTTCCATAGATAGCTTTGCCTCCCGGGTTTTGCAAAAAAAGCAGATTCCTGTAATTTTCCCGGAAGGAACAAGAACCCGCGACGGAAATGTTGGCCAGTTTTATGCGGCTGGATTCAGACGGCTGGTTGAAAGCACTAAGCTTCCTGTCGCAGTTTGCGCTCTTGACGGCGGCTGGCAGATTTCAAGGCTCAATTCTCTTTTTAGGAATCTTCACAAAGGCTCGTACCGCGTAAAAGTTCTAAAGGTTTATCCTTTCCCTGAAACAAAAGAAGAGGAAAAGCGAATCCTTGAAGAATCCCGGGAGCTTATAAAAAATCAGCTTGAAGAATGGAGAAAACTTCCAGTTGCTTCTTCAGTTGTGTAA
- a CDS encoding HU family DNA-binding protein has translation MSSKKVTKNDLLEAVYQNTKYEKLAVQTIMENLFDQMKEVLKDGNTIELRGFGTFEARLRKGRQNARNPKTGQQLSVAPHYVVAFRSGQELKKALWDLPVSEVSNEQN, from the coding sequence ATGTCTTCAAAAAAAGTTACAAAAAACGATTTGCTGGAAGCTGTTTATCAAAATACAAAATACGAAAAGCTTGCAGTTCAGACCATCATGGAAAATCTTTTTGATCAGATGAAGGAAGTTCTAAAAGATGGTAATACAATTGAATTGCGCGGTTTTGGAACGTTTGAGGCGCGGCTTCGCAAAGGAAGGCAAAATGCCCGCAATCCAAAAACAGGACAGCAGCTTTCTGTTGCTCCTCATTATGTTGTCGCTTTCCGTTCTGGTCAGGAATTAAAAAAAGCTTTATGGGATTTGCCTGTGAGCGAAGTTTCCAATGAACAGAATTAA
- a CDS encoding polymer-forming cytoskeletal protein, with translation MSGFSAGNLTVFGQETEFDGVLEFSDNLVITGKFHGTINASGNLEIEKTAVCDVDKMSANSIVVSGKITGDIEAKDRIELCDGSKVHGDLKAARLRISDGVEFEGKISMIDEIPASDIFSVASEEYKNSLIMQSNEAR, from the coding sequence ATGTCAGGATTTTCCGCTGGAAATTTAACAGTATTTGGACAAGAGACTGAATTCGACGGTGTGTTGGAATTTTCAGACAATCTTGTTATTACTGGCAAATTTCATGGAACAATAAACGCATCTGGCAATCTTGAAATTGAAAAAACTGCGGTTTGCGATGTTGACAAAATGAGCGCAAATTCAATTGTTGTTTCAGGAAAAATAACTGGAGATATAGAAGCAAAAGACCGTATAGAACTTTGTGATGGAAGCAAGGTTCACGGAGATTTAAAAGCTGCAAGGCTTCGTATTTCTGACGGAGTGGAATTTGAAGGAAAAATTTCCATGATTGATGAAATTCCTGCCTCTGATATTTTTTCTGTTGCTTCGGAAGAATATAAAAATTCACTTATTATGCAGTCAAATGAAGCTAGATAA
- the rpsT gene encoding 30S ribosomal protein S20: MSVKKTSAEKRHAQSEVRRMRNKAVKSRVHTSLKKYMEAILKKDQPLAQEKLKVLHSELDNAYRKGVIKLNACARKKSRMAVLYNVTFAAAK; this comes from the coding sequence GTGTCAGTAAAGAAAACATCTGCAGAAAAAAGACACGCACAGAGCGAAGTTCGCAGAATGCGCAACAAGGCAGTTAAGTCTAGAGTACATACAAGCTTGAAGAAATACATGGAAGCTATCCTTAAAAAGGATCAGCCTCTTGCTCAGGAAAAACTCAAGGTTCTTCATTCAGAGCTTGACAATGCATACCGCAAGGGTGTAATAAAACTCAATGCCTGCGCACGCAAAAAGAGCCGCATGGCTGTTCTTTACAATGTAACTTTTGCAGCTGCAAAATAA